The nucleotide sequence CGTCGAGGGCCTTGAGCCCAGGGTGCTGCTGTCGGCTGCCGCGGCTGAGCCTCTGCTGGAGGAATTGGTCGGCCCGTTGGCCTTCGCCGCCGAGCAGACGGTGGCCGCAACACCCTCGGACTATGTGCCCATCCCCGGTGACACGGTCGAGACCGGCACCCGCGTGCGCGTATTCGACCTCTTCGGTGGCACCTGGTCCGACGCCGAGAAGGACGCCACGTCGGGCGAGGACGACAATCTGTGCTGGGCGGCCACCCTCAGCAACCTCCTGGAATACACGGGCTGGGGCTTCGTGGGCGGCATGACCAATTCCGACCAGATACTCGACTACTACGAGCAACACTGGAAAGACGTGGGTGAGACGGTGGAGCCCGCGCTCAAGTGGTTCTTCGACGGCGTGGGCAATGCCAACGTGGACGTGGCCGGCGGCGGCTTCTACCCGCATCTCAACTACTCCGACTACTTCTCCGTTGAGGACAGCGACGCCGATGTGATGAGCTTCGTGGATGCCCAAATCCGCGCGGGCTCGCCCGTGGGTCTCTGGGTTCTCGACGGCTTCAACCACGAGATCACCTGCTGGGGCTTCAACTACGACGACACCAAGGTGCCCGGCGCCACCGACTACTACCTCGGCGTGTGGATCACGGACTCCGACGATAACAAGGGCGAGGCCAATGGCTACACGGCCCCCAACCACCTGCACTACTACAACGTCGTCTGGGACAGCGGCAACGGCTGGTGGGAGATGCCCGACTATGGCGGGCCTGACCTCCACATCACCCAGGCTGTCGCCATCCAACGCGCCAACGGCCCCGTGCTCGCCATCAACGGCGACCAGGACCAAGCGAACCAGGACGATGTGATCAACGTCTCACTGGACGCTACGGGCACCTGGCTCCGGATCACGCTCAACTCCGTCCAGATCGAGAACATCCTGGCCTCCTCCCTTCACGAGCTCAACATCAAGGGCTGGGGCGGCAACGACACGCTGACGATTGACTTCACCAACGGCGACCCGCTGGCCAACCTGACGCTGCGCTTCGACGGTGGCGCCGGCGGCGAAGACGCTCTCGCGATCACCGGCGGCACCGGCAAGATCGGCTCCTATCGCCCCGGCACCACGGTTGGCGACGGCGTCGTGCAGGTCGGCAACTCGACCATCACCTTCACCGGCCTCGAACCCGTCACCGTCAGCGGCTTTGCCGAGTTCACCTTCATCACGCCCAACAGCAACGACATCATCACTATTGACAGCCCCTCGGCTGGCCAGAACCGCGTCAGCGGCACCAGCGGCGGCGTGGCCTTCGAGAGTCTCACCTTTTTCAACGTCACCCACTTCCTCCTCGACACCGCCACGAACGACGGCCCGCTGGGCAGCCCGAACGACACCGTGACCTTTTCCTCCGACCTCGTGGCCACGGGCCTCGCCAGCTTCACCGTGGACCTCGGCCCCGGCAACGACACGGCCGACGCCTCCGCCGTCACCAGCCTGGGCGTCACCCTCCTCGGCGGCCCGGGCGACGACACCCTCACCGGCGGCGCGGGCAACGACCACATCGAGGGCGGCGACGGGCACGACACCCTGGCCCCCGGCCCCGGCGTGCTCGAGGCCGTGAATGGCGGCGCGGGCCAAGACCTTCTCATTCTGGACACCACGCAGACCACCGTCACCTTCCACGACTACGTGGGCTATCTCCAGGTCAACTACGGCGCGAGCAGCCTGCTGGGCCTCGACATCGAGACGGTTGAGGTGTACGCCAGGACCAACGGAACCACCGTCCGCGTCGAGGATCTCGCGAATACCGGCCTGCGCACCCTGATGGTGGACTTCCGCGGCACAGGGAACACCCTGGCCGTGGAGGGCTCCGACATCGCCGATACAATCGGGGCGGCCCTGGATCCTTTCACCGGGTGGCCCACGGTGACCACACGATGGGGTGAGGTCACGGCGCTCGGAGTGTCCGTCGCAGATGGCGATAGCCTCATTATTGACGGGCGGGGTGGCAACGACGTCATCCAAGTGAGCCCAAGTGTCCAGTCCGGACCCCAAAGCTTCCTGATCACACTCAACGGCGACGACGGCGACGATTACCTGTCCGCGGGCGGCCAACTCAACGGCGGCGCCGGCAACGACACCCTGATTGGCGGCGCTGGGAATGACAAGTTGGACGGCGGCAGCGGCGATGACGTCTTCGTCGGCAACGGCGGCACCGACGATATCGGCGGGGGCGCCGCGAACTCCATCGGCGACACAATCCTGATTCAAGGCACCTCGGGCAACGACACCATCTCGGCCACCCTCGACGGCAACGGCTTCCTTGTCGTCAACGTCAACGGGCTGATCACCATCTACAGGGACTTCATCGGAGGCTCCTTCGATGGATGCGGCATCGAGCGCATCCTCATTCAGGCTGGCGATGGGGATGACTCCATCACCGTCCAGCCCCTCACGGAGGCGTCTTACAGCATCTTCGGCGGCGCGCCCAACGGCCAGGTCCAGCAGCCCTCGGGCGACGTCCTCAACCTCGTCGGAGCCGTGAATCCTATCTATCATCAAGGCCCCGAGCTCGATGCCGGCTGGTTCACCTTCACCGGCGCTTTGCCCGTGAGTTTCGACGAGATCGAGAGGCTCCAACTCGATGGGCAACTCCTCATCCTCCCCGACCCGCTCGAACCCAACAATTCCATCGCCACCGCCACCGTGCTCGGCTCGCTGCCCAAGATCACCCTCAACGACTTGACCATCCACGATGCAACCGACCAGGACTTCTTCCAGATCACCGCGCAAGACACCGGCAAGCTCGTCATCAACCTCCACTTCCTCCATGCGGACGGCGACCTGGATATGCAGGTCCAGGACGCCTCGGGGGACATCGTCGCCTGGGCCCTATCCACCACCGACGATGAGTTGCTCGTCATCCCCGTCGTCGGCCAGCAGCGCTACTACATCCGCGTCTACGGCTTCATCGGCGCGACCAACCAGTACGACCTCGAGATCGAGAACTTCGCGGCCCCGCTCGTGGACGCGGTGATTCTCGACCCCATGAGCGACACGGGCGCTTCCCACTCCGACAATGTGACGAACCTGGCCACGCCACGCATCTTCCTCGAGGCCGACCTGTCCGACTTCAACTCCGAGGGCATCAACATCCTCGACCCCAGCGAAGTCGCGGCCAACCTGCCCGGCGCGGCCGTCCAGGTCCTCGTCAACAACGTCCCCGTCGGCTATGCCACACCGGTAGCGGGTACCGACTTCACGCTCTTCGAGTACACCCTGTTGCCCGGCCAGCTCTCCACCACCTTCATCCCGGCCCCAGGCGGCGCCGGCCTCAA is from Planctomycetota bacterium and encodes:
- a CDS encoding LEPR-XLL domain-containing protein, producing MASRANHRRGRPTPKTRLGVEGLEPRVLLSAAAAEPLLEELVGPLAFAAEQTVAATPSDYVPIPGDTVETGTRVRVFDLFGGTWSDAEKDATSGEDDNLCWAATLSNLLEYTGWGFVGGMTNSDQILDYYEQHWKDVGETVEPALKWFFDGVGNANVDVAGGGFYPHLNYSDYFSVEDSDADVMSFVDAQIRAGSPVGLWVLDGFNHEITCWGFNYDDTKVPGATDYYLGVWITDSDDNKGEANGYTAPNHLHYYNVVWDSGNGWWEMPDYGGPDLHITQAVAIQRANGPVLAINGDQDQANQDDVINVSLDATGTWLRITLNSVQIENILASSLHELNIKGWGGNDTLTIDFTNGDPLANLTLRFDGGAGGEDALAITGGTGKIGSYRPGTTVGDGVVQVGNSTITFTGLEPVTVSGFAEFTFITPNSNDIITIDSPSAGQNRVSGTSGGVAFESLTFFNVTHFLLDTATNDGPLGSPNDTVTFSSDLVATGLASFTVDLGPGNDTADASAVTSLGVTLLGGPGDDTLTGGAGNDHIEGGDGHDTLAPGPGVLEAVNGGAGQDLLILDTTQTTVTFHDYVGYLQVNYGASSLLGLDIETVEVYARTNGTTVRVEDLANTGLRTLMVDFRGTGNTLAVEGSDIADTIGAALDPFTGWPTVTTRWGEVTALGVSVADGDSLIIDGRGGNDVIQVSPSVQSGPQSFLITLNGDDGDDYLSAGGQLNGGAGNDTLIGGAGNDKLDGGSGDDVFVGNGGTDDIGGGAANSIGDTILIQGTSGNDTISATLDGNGFLVVNVNGLITIYRDFIGGSFDGCGIERILIQAGDGDDSITVQPLTEASYSIFGGAPNGQVQQPSGDVLNLVGAVNPIYHQGPELDAGWFTFTGALPVSFDEIERLQLDGQLLILPDPLEPNNSIATATVLGSLPKITLNDLTIHDATDQDFFQITAQDTGKLVINLHFLHADGDLDMQVQDASGDIVAWALSTTDDELLVIPVVGQQRYYIRVYGFIGATNQYDLEIENFAAPLVDAVILDPMSDTGASHSDNVTNLATPRIFLEADLSDFNSEGINILDPSEVAANLPGAAVQVLVNNVPVGYATPVAGTDFTLFEYTLLPGQLSTTFIPAPGGAGLNLIKGAVRIFDGQSPQATGRSQLSGPLQLTYDPTAPTGTVPDMLATSDTGAS